A stretch of the Medicago truncatula cultivar Jemalong A17 chromosome 5, MtrunA17r5.0-ANR, whole genome shotgun sequence genome encodes the following:
- the LOC11437124 gene encoding two-pore potassium channel 1 yields MASDDTNEPLLLRSQDTVAQKAKGRLNQRRLLRSRSAPHTDHAPLVINDKESIPLSETIFGNLHPSFKKVAIILMVYLGVGTLIFYLVRNQIKGMKTERFLDALYFTIVTMTTVGYGDLVPNSDLTKLLACAFVFSGMALMGLILSKAADYLVEKQEVLLIKAMHMRQKVGPSEILKELEINKTRYKFFLVFLLLLILVIVGTIFLVNVEKLEVIDAFYCVCSTITTLGYGDKSFSTQAGRIFAVFWILTGTICLAQFFLYMAELNTESRQKALVNWVLTRKMTNYDLEAADLDEDGTVGAAEFVIYKLKEMGKISQEDITLVMKEFEELDIDQSGTLSVSDITLAQSS; encoded by the exons ATGGCCAGCGATGATACAAATGAGCCCTTACTATTGAGATCACAGGACACTGTGGCTCAAAAGGCTAAAGGACGATTAAACCAAAGAAGGCTCCTCCGTTCTAGAAGTGCTCCTCACACAGATCATGCTCCTTTGGTGATAAACGACAAAGAATCGATTCCCCTTTCTGAAACCATATTTGGGAATCTACATCCAAGCTTTAAAAAAGTGGCTATTATCCTTATGGTCTATTTAGGTGTAGGAACTTTAATCTTCTACCTTGTCAGGAACCAAATCAAGGGAATGAAAACAGAAAGATTCCTTGATGCCTTATATTTTACAATTGTGACAATGACCACGGTTGGATATGGTGACCTTGTTCCCAATAGTGACCTTACAAAACTACTGGCTTGCGCTTTTGTTTTCTCTGGAATGGCGTTGATGGGACTAATCCTAAGCAAAGCAGCAGATTACTTGGTTGAGAAGCAagaagttttgttaattaaaGCCATGCACATGCGCCAAAAAGTTGGTCCAAGTGAAATTTTAAAGGAGCTTGAGATCAATAAAACAAGATACAAATTTTTTCTCGTCTTTTTGCTTCTTTTGATTCTCGTGATCGTGGGCACAATCTTCTTAGTCAATGTAGAGAAATTGGAAGTTATTGATGCCTTTTACTGTGTTTGTTCAACAATTACAACTCTTGGTTATGGAGATAAAAGTTTCTCTACTCAAGCTGGAAGAATATTTGCAGTGTTTTGGATACTAACAGGTACCATTTGTTTGGCTCAGTTTTTCCTCTACATGGCTGAACTAAACACCGAAAGCAGACAAAAGGCACTTGTCAATTGGGTTCTTACAAGGAAAATGACCAATTATGATTTGGAAGCTGCGGATCTTGATGAGGATGGAACTGTTGG GGCTGCTGAATTTGTTATTTATAAGCTCAAAGAGATGGGGAAGATTAGTCAAGAAGATATAACACTTGTGATGAAGGAGTTTGAAGAGCTTGACATTGATCAGTCTGGTACACTGTCTGTTTCTGATATTACACTTGCTCAATCGTCTTAA
- the LOC11436679 gene encoding uncharacterized protein: protein MKIPEKLLKLRYHIIAALLLCITLFSLIAMAPKLVTLFTYFWPLFLSTALVLALVFVFAKTSPLPQTDASIHKGLLDYVAGDHESQLDLHNNYKAD from the coding sequence ATGAAGATCCCAGAAAAGCTTCTAAAACTAAGATACCATATCATAGCAGCACTACTTTTATGCATAACACTCTTTTCTCTCATAGCTATGGCTCCTAAATTGGTGACCCTTTTCACCTATTTTTGGCCACTCTTTCTCTCCACAGCACTTGTTCTTGCCCTTGTCTTTGTCTTTGCAAAAACTTCTCCTTTACCTCAAACTGATGCTTCAATTCATAAGGGTCTTCTTGATTACGTTGCTGGTGACCATGAATCGCAGCTGGATCTTCACAACAACTACAAGGCCGATTAG